In the genome of Phragmitibacter flavus, the window AGCGGATAAGTGCTGCTGGGGCCGGTGGTGTTGCTTCCGGTGGCGAAGACGCCGTTGTTCAGGGTGAAGGCGAGTCCGGCGTGGACGCTGTTGATTTCATTGCTTTTGCCGAGGCCAAAGATCAGCGCTTGTCCGCTGGGCGCGGTGGGTTCACGAAAAGTGAAGGAGATGACGGTGAGGCCGGTGGTGGGGATGGAGGCGACGGTGCTGATGCGGGCATTGGCTCCTTCGATGCGGCCGAAGAGGGATGAGGTGCCGAAAGCCCGATGAGGGGGAGAATCCTGAACGGTGAAGCTGCTTCCGACGTTGTTCCATTTTGCCGATGGCACGGTGTCGCCGGCGTAGAGACCGGAGAAGGTTTCCCTTACAAATTCGGTGGCGAGGAGAGGCCATGGCTTCCAACACAACAAGGCGAAGAGCAGGACGATGAATCGCAGGGTGATACGCTGACGTTGGGGGCGGGAGCGAGGAAGGATGCGTTGAAGCGGGCCCTCGGGATCTTGCTCGGCTTCTGCGATGATGTGATCAAGAGCAGGCGAAGACATGGATATTTTTTACATCAATGGGGGGCAGGTGACAATCTTAACCGGGCTTAATCGCGAATGAGGGCGAAGTTGCTGTTTGGAGCTGGAGAAAAGCTCTTGGATTCAGGTTATCGGGTTTTGATGAAGAGACTGGAGCAAAGCGGCGGAACTATGGCGCTGTCCCAAATCGGTGATGGGGCTTCGCATGCCCTTTAGCCATAGCACGCTGCCAATCATCATGATGATCCCAACAAGAATGTAGAGCAACCGCAGGTTGGTGCGGTCGAGATTACCTACGTAGTGATCGATCACGGACACTGCGACTGCACCGGCCAGGAAGAGCAGAATCGCCTGGCCCCATGCTCTGGCCACTTTTGAAGGGTCACGATAGTCGTCTTCAGGAAGGTTGGGAACTGAGAAGCCGCCCCAGAGCCAGAATGAAATGACAATAGCGGCGAGTAGCAAAAGACGGAAGGGTGAAAAACTGAATTCCATCTTTCAGCGTGTTTTGATTCGGGGCTGGCCTTTGTGAGCACTGAAGTCGATCAGGTCCATTTGTGCCAGAAAAAGGATCTCCGTCTGACGGTCAGGGTATTCATCGAGAGACTGCCATTTTTTGGCTGCTTTCAAGGCTTTCAAGGCGGCGGCAAGACGGTCTTCCAGGTCAGTGCTGAAAGGGAGCATGCTGCTGAACAGGGTTCCGGCTTTCAAGAGCAGCAATGGGCCCGCAAGAAAGATCTGACTCAGGACATGGGCTGGAGCGGTGACCCGGTGGGCGTAATAGTCCAGCATGAATGCGCTGCCGTTGGACTCGCCGAGATCATGATAAAATGCGGATTCGTGATAGCTCTGGAGTCCACCACGGTTCTTCCAATTTCTGTAGCCACTAATGCCTGCGACGGCGAGGCCAAGGATACCAATGGCAATGGCGACGGTGGGAGAGAGTGGAGAACCAAAGTTGCTGGCGATGTAAGCGGGAATGTAACGGAAGAAAAGATACGTGATGAAGCAATAGAGAATGCCCCCTCCAAGGGCAAGAATGGCCTTGATGAGCTGATTGCGATTGTAGCGACGAATCATGTCGGGAACGAATAGTCGATCGGACGCATGGTTCAACGCGATTGATGAAGAGAGATGGTCGCTTACTGATACTCCCACTTGAGCACCCAGGGATCGCGGTGGGTTTGTTGGAAGGTTTTGAGTTTTTGTTTGAGGGCGTTGAGGGTTTCGAGATGATCGGGATCGGAGGCGAGATTGAGGGATTCGTGGGGGTCGTATTCGAGGTCGTAGAGTTCGAACTCGGGGCGTTGGAGATATTGGCCGACGGTGATGTGGCCGAAGGGAGCGTCGTTGCCTTTTTTAAGTTGCGCCTGCCAGGTGGCGGAGGACCAGAGATCGGTGGAGAAGGGGAAGGGAAGCTGCCAGGCGATGTTCCAGATGAGTTTGTATTTCTGATCGCGAATGACGCGCATGGGGTAATACATCTGGACTTCGTGAAAAGTATGGGAGGCGAAGAGGAGATCGCGGGTGGGATCGGTTTCTTTGTCGAGGATGTTGAGCCAGCTGCGACCGTGATAGGCAGGGTATTTGGGGCCGCGGTTGTCGGATTTGGAGAGGTTTTGGGCGTTCCAGTGTTCAACAGGGTCGATGGGGTTTTTGGGAGCGTTTTTTTCGTGGTCGAGTCCACCGGCAAAGTCGAGCAGCGATGGGGTGATGTCGGTGTGGCTGACGAGGGCGGTGTTGCGGACGCCGCGTTTCGCATTGTAGGGGTTGCGGACGATGAACGGGACGCGCAGGCCGGGTTCGCTGACGGTGGTTTTGGCCCCAGGGAAGGCCATGCCGTGGTCGGAGGTGACGATGATGAGGGTTTTGTCGTAGAGATTCGCCTCTTTGAGGATTTGGATGAGGTGGCCGAGGCCGGCGTCGAAACGGGAGACGCTCTGGTAATATTGGGCGAGTTCGGCGCGGGTTTCGGGAGTATCGGGGAGGAAGGGTGGGACGATGACGTCTTTAGGATCGTAGAAAGTTTCCTTGATGTCGGGGAAGCTTTTTTGATTGGGGAGGTTGCCGAAGGCGTTGGGTTTGTTGGGGATTTCCAGGTCGTCGTTGCTGCGATGGGGATCGATCTGGCCGACGTAGAGAAGGAAGGGTTTTTGCTTGTCGGCTTCGGCTTCGTCTTTGGCGAGAATGAATTCGCGGGCTTGTTCGACGGTGGCGACGGAGTTGCGGCCCTTGGCACCGAGCTGCAGGTCGTATTGAAAAATATTGTTCGGGGAGACGTGGTGTTTGCCGATGAGGGCGGTGCGGTAGCCGGCGCGTTTGATGACTTGGGGGAGGGCAAGGCTGATGGTGTTGGGGTAGCAGGAGAAGTGGCCGGTGTCGTGGGCGTGACCGTAGTGGCCGTTGGCGTGATTGTGCAGTCCGGTCATGATGACGGAACGGCTGGCGCTGCAACTGGCGGTGGTGGCATAGGCGTTGGTGAAGACGGTGCCGTCGGCAGCGAGGGCGTCGATGTGCGGGGTTTGGATGACTTTATTGCCGTAACATCCGAGCTCGGTGCCGAGGTCATCGGCGATGTAGAAGACGATGTTCTTTTCGGCGGCGTGGAGGGGGGAGATGAGGAGGATGAAGAAGAGGAAAGGGAGGAGGCGGAGCATGGCGGAGGGATAACGTTGGAGAAGTGGAGGGTGTTGCGGGTTTTTTGGGGAGGGGAAATAGGAACCACGAATGGACACAAATTCACACGAATGAGATTAAATTTTTAACCACAACCGATTGAAACGAGATAGCCAGCCGAAGGCTGTCCCGCAGGGATGAACGAAGTGAAGCAGATAGACACCGATTTTTCCTGATCTGATATGAACAATTTATCTCTGTTTATCTGTGGTTTTTTGATATGAGAGGAAGTGGGTTGCGTTGTGATACTCACGCATGAAGATTTTTTTGCTTGGATTGATGATGTTGACGGGGTCGCTGCTGCATGGGGCGGAACGGCCGAATGTGGTGTTTTTGCTGGTGGATGACTGGCGATGGAATGCGGCGGGGTTCATGGGCGACAAGATCGTCAAGACGCCGCATATGGATGCGCTGGCAAAGGAGGGGGTGGTGTTCGAGAATGCGTTTGTGACGACGTCGATTTGTTCAGTGAGTCGGGCTTCGATTCTGACGGGTCAATGGGAGAGGCGGCACGGGATCGTTGATTTCAAGACGGGGCTGACGGATGCGCAGTGGGCGGAGACGTATCCGGGGTTGATGCGCAAAGCGGGCTATCGGACGGGATTTGTGGGGAAGTATGGCGTGGGGGATGTGAAGGCGACGGAAGAGAGGGGCGCGAGTTTTGATTTCTGGCGAGGCCAGGCGGGGCAGGGGACGAAGTTTTTTATTGAGCCGGGTGACTCCACGAGGAAGCATGCGACGGCGAGGTATGGGGATGAGGCGCTGGAGTTTTTGCAGGGGGTGGAGAAGGGGCAGCCGTTCTGTTTGTCGGTGAGTTTCAGTGCGGTGCATGCGCGGGACGGGCAAGCAACGGAGTTCGAACCTGATCCCCGGGATGAGGATTTGTATTCGGATGTGGAGATTCCGTTGCCGGTGCTGGCGACGGAGGAGGCTTTTGCGAAGGTGCCGGAGTTTGTGAAGACGTCGGAAGGTCGCAGGCGTTGGGAGTGGCGCTTTGATGAGGCGAAAAAAGCGCAGGGGATTTTGAAAGATTATTATCGGTTGGTGACCGGGGTGGATCGGGAAGTGGGGAGGTTGCGTGAGGTTTTGAGGGAGCGGGGTTTGGCCGAAAATACGGTGGTGGTGGTGACGTCGGACAATGGGTATGCGTTGGGGGATCGGGGGTTGGCGGACAAGTGGTTTATGTGGGAGGAGGATATCCGGGTGCCTTTGGTGGTGTATGATCCGCGTCTGGAAGAAGGGCAACGAGGCAGGCGA includes:
- a CDS encoding sulfatase family protein, with translation MLRLLPFLFFILLISPLHAAEKNIVFYIADDLGTELGCYGNKVIQTPHIDALAADGTVFTNAYATTASCSASRSVIMTGLHNHANGHYGHAHDTGHFSCYPNTISLALPQVIKRAGYRTALIGKHHVSPNNIFQYDLQLGAKGRNSVATVEQAREFILAKDEAEADKQKPFLLYVGQIDPHRSNDDLEIPNKPNAFGNLPNQKSFPDIKETFYDPKDVIVPPFLPDTPETRAELAQYYQSVSRFDAGLGHLIQILKEANLYDKTLIIVTSDHGMAFPGAKTTVSEPGLRVPFIVRNPYNAKRGVRNTALVSHTDITPSLLDFAGGLDHEKNAPKNPIDPVEHWNAQNLSKSDNRGPKYPAYHGRSWLNILDKETDPTRDLLFASHTFHEVQMYYPMRVIRDQKYKLIWNIAWQLPFPFSTDLWSSATWQAQLKKGNDAPFGHITVGQYLQRPEFELYDLEYDPHESLNLASDPDHLETLNALKQKLKTFQQTHRDPWVLKWEYQ
- a CDS encoding sulfatase family protein — translated: MKIFLLGLMMLTGSLLHGAERPNVVFLLVDDWRWNAAGFMGDKIVKTPHMDALAKEGVVFENAFVTTSICSVSRASILTGQWERRHGIVDFKTGLTDAQWAETYPGLMRKAGYRTGFVGKYGVGDVKATEERGASFDFWRGQAGQGTKFFIEPGDSTRKHATARYGDEALEFLQGVEKGQPFCLSVSFSAVHARDGQATEFEPDPRDEDLYSDVEIPLPVLATEEAFAKVPEFVKTSEGRRRWEWRFDEAKKAQGILKDYYRLVTGVDREVGRLREVLRERGLAENTVVVVTSDNGYALGDRGLADKWFMWEEDIRVPLVVYDPRLEEGQRGRRLKEMVLNVDLAPTMLERVGIEVPKGMQGRSLVPLVSGESVADWRGEFFYEHHVLPGRIPPVEGVRTDRWKYIRWMGSDPLVEELYDLESDPLEQRNLVGVSEHAEMLEELRGKWREYGERLR